Proteins from one Acropora muricata isolate sample 2 chromosome 9, ASM3666990v1, whole genome shotgun sequence genomic window:
- the LOC136928473 gene encoding uncharacterized protein, translating to MDPSNALQERQLVLMETMNRRLDSIQEGQKKLEEANASLRNENEMLRNQLERQQQTVRKSRRSKGRSQPNVDVPKDLRKRFRFVYKKMMEKKMTQGFIVTEEPLSERNQSLFHKILEILKKEHGGENCPWTDLQMEAQYFRYFKTIKERNQRIQTGTNEKHKEVCRRTRRLSSKLERRLSGYDQVKAKLSLQDRKAYDDVLYMDYMSSEESDYEDQEDPITGESIQRLVGYATRKLPWERSRLTSLKSKLDKVHAQNLTPHARQMLKPRRVGGVSSRPSPEGPSWAVR from the exons ATGGATCCATCGAATGCACTTCAAGAAAGACAACTTGTGTTGATGGAAACGATGAATAGGAGGCTCGACTCGATTCAAGAAGGACAGAAGAAATTGGAAGAGGCGAATGCAAGTCTTCGAAACGAAAATGAAATGTTGAGAAATCAACTGGAGCGTCAACAGCAGACAGTACGCAAAAGCAGACGCAGTAAAGGAAGATCACAGCCGAATGTAGATGTTCCAAAGGATTTAAGA aAGAGGTTTCGATTTGTATATAAGAAGATgatggaaaagaaaatgacacaAGGCTTCATTGTTACTGAAGA acCACTGTCAGAGAGGAACCAGTctctttttcacaaaattctggaaattttgaaaaaagagcATGGTGGGGAAAACTGTCCATGGACAGACTTGCAGATGGAAG CTCAATACTTTCGTTATTTCAAGACTATTAAGGAAAGGAACCAACGTATACAGACTGGAACTAATGAAAAGCATAAGGAGGTCTGCCGAAGAACAAGGCGTCTTTCAAGT AAGCTGGAAAGACGCCTGTCAGGGTATGACCAGGTCAAGGCTAAATTGTCTTTACAAGATAGGAAGGCATATGATGATGTGCTCTACATGGACTACATGAGCAGTGAAGAATCAGATTACGAGGATCAGGAAGACCCCATAACAGGCGAAAGTATTCAAAGATTGGTGGGTTATGCTACCAGGAAACTGCCATGGGAAAGGAGCAGGCTCACCAGTTTAAAATCCAAACTTGATAAGGTCCATGCACAGAACTTAACACCTCACGCCAGACAGATGCTGAAACCCAGACGGGTTGGAGGGGTCTCAAGTAGGCCTTCTCCTGAGGGTCCTTCATGGGCAGTGCGATAG